Proteins encoded in a region of the uncultured Paludibaculum sp. genome:
- the mrdA gene encoding penicillin-binding protein 2 has translation MKLIPQERQPDASVTRPLIRDDTKFAAGKIAVFQYFAVGVFVFLAVGYWDLQVRNEEFYLEKAYQNQIKSLPIPAPRGKIIDRDGRVIVDNHSSYRLILSRDNLREEHVMPIATGLNLDPTDLAAKIRRFRRQPTYFTIPLKEELSADELTFVEAHKGADAFPEMELIKSQFRVYPGEGTAAHLLGYVGEINEAELNSQEWANHNPGDIIGKSGIERYYNEQLTGIDGQRQVRVDNRMNTREVLGITEAQPGKDLKLTIDLDLQVVAELAMQNKRGAVVAIDPRNGEILAFVSTPAPDPNHFVGHIDAKEWAALATDPYKPLFNRALAAQQAPGSTFKPIMALAALESGVIDENFTVNCAGGANWYGRWFTCHKKSGHGTMNLRSAIAQSCDVFFYAVGNKLGIDRIAEYAEMAGLGHRTGIDLPGEKEGTVPSTKWKIRTQREKWYAGETISVSIGQGALTVTPLQLAHAIGGIATGGVWMRPHVVKEENGKPEKVEPARKASLNIDNVNQVIAGMYAVVNQGGTGGMAAIPGVELCGKTGTAQLASNDLLKSRDMGEAFRDNGWFVGFAPRSAPEIVVAALYENGAHGDRASWVVRDIVKAYFDKKARLNKLQQPPPGLATLIAPVREIGR, from the coding sequence GTGAAACTGATTCCGCAGGAACGGCAGCCCGACGCGTCGGTCACTCGCCCCCTCATCCGCGACGACACCAAGTTCGCCGCCGGAAAGATCGCGGTTTTCCAATACTTTGCCGTCGGTGTGTTCGTGTTTCTGGCTGTGGGCTATTGGGATCTCCAGGTGCGCAACGAGGAGTTCTACCTCGAAAAGGCCTATCAGAATCAGATCAAGAGCCTGCCCATTCCGGCCCCGCGCGGCAAGATCATCGATCGCGACGGCCGGGTGATTGTCGACAACCACTCGTCCTACCGCCTCATCCTCTCGCGCGACAATCTGCGCGAAGAGCATGTGATGCCCATCGCGACCGGGCTGAATCTGGATCCAACCGACCTGGCCGCGAAGATCCGCCGTTTCCGCCGTCAGCCCACCTACTTCACCATTCCTTTGAAGGAAGAGCTCTCCGCCGATGAGCTGACCTTCGTTGAAGCGCACAAAGGGGCCGACGCCTTCCCCGAGATGGAGCTCATCAAGTCTCAGTTCCGCGTCTATCCCGGCGAAGGGACCGCCGCGCATCTGCTGGGCTACGTTGGTGAAATCAATGAAGCCGAACTGAATTCCCAGGAATGGGCCAACCACAACCCGGGCGACATCATCGGCAAGTCCGGCATCGAACGCTACTACAACGAGCAGCTCACCGGCATCGACGGCCAGCGCCAGGTGCGCGTCGATAACCGCATGAACACCCGGGAGGTTCTGGGCATTACCGAAGCCCAGCCCGGCAAGGACCTCAAGCTCACCATCGACCTCGACCTGCAGGTGGTGGCCGAACTGGCCATGCAAAACAAACGCGGCGCCGTCGTCGCGATTGACCCGCGCAACGGAGAGATCCTGGCGTTTGTTTCCACTCCGGCGCCCGATCCTAACCACTTCGTGGGCCATATCGACGCCAAGGAGTGGGCGGCCCTCGCGACCGACCCCTATAAGCCGCTGTTCAACCGGGCGTTAGCCGCTCAGCAGGCGCCCGGCTCGACGTTCAAGCCCATCATGGCCCTGGCCGCCCTGGAATCCGGCGTCATCGACGAGAATTTCACGGTGAACTGCGCCGGAGGCGCCAACTGGTATGGCCGCTGGTTCACGTGCCACAAGAAGAGCGGCCACGGCACCATGAATCTGAGGTCCGCCATCGCGCAGAGCTGCGACGTCTTCTTCTACGCGGTGGGCAACAAACTGGGCATCGATAGGATTGCGGAGTACGCCGAGATGGCTGGCCTGGGGCACAGAACTGGCATCGACCTGCCTGGCGAAAAAGAGGGTACCGTCCCATCCACCAAGTGGAAGATCCGCACTCAGCGCGAGAAGTGGTATGCCGGAGAAACGATCTCGGTCTCGATCGGCCAGGGCGCGCTCACCGTCACGCCCCTGCAGCTCGCTCATGCCATTGGCGGCATCGCCACCGGCGGAGTGTGGATGCGTCCGCACGTGGTGAAGGAAGAAAACGGCAAACCGGAAAAAGTGGAACCCGCCCGCAAGGCCTCACTGAATATCGACAACGTGAATCAGGTCATCGCCGGCATGTATGCCGTCGTGAACCAAGGGGGCACGGGCGGCATGGCGGCCATCCCGGGCGTCGAGTTGTGCGGCAAGACCGGAACGGCGCAATTGGCTTCGAATGATCTTTTAAAGAGCCGAGATATGGGGGAAGCGTTCCGCGACAACGGCTGGTTTGTCGGCTTTGCCCCGCGCAGCGCGCCCGAGATCGTGGTGGCCGCCTTGTATGAAAACGGTGCGCACGGCGACCGCGCCTCATGGGTGGTGCGGGATATCGTGAAGGCGTATTTCGACAAGAAGGCCCGGCTGAACAAGCTGCAACAGCCTCCGCCCGGTCTTGCGACGCTGATCGCCCCGGTCCGGGAGATTGGCCGCTAG
- a CDS encoding tyrosine-type recombinase/integrase, whose amino-acid sequence MDTAILPLGTVIRRQADSDEQAIRLWLHGKSAHSQRAYTSDIERLRSFVVRPLPQITLDDLQGFADSLADLAPASQKRTLAAAKSLITFSFKIGYSTFNVGAALTVRKPKNTLAERILSHEDITRIIEREDNPRNHAILRALYETGCRVSELCGLKWRDVQPRDGGLAQVTIFGKGGKTRHVLVSQRLHEELCRLRGSSGTDAPVFPSKSGRALDQPAVFRVIQGAAKGAGIEQRVSPHWFRHAAASHALDNGAPISLVKEQLGHSSLEVTSVYVHARPTDGLFKFLNR is encoded by the coding sequence ATGGACACCGCCATTTTGCCCCTCGGAACTGTGATTCGGCGACAGGCCGATAGCGATGAGCAGGCAATCCGGCTGTGGCTACACGGCAAGTCGGCACACAGTCAACGGGCGTACACATCGGACATCGAACGATTGCGCTCGTTCGTTGTGAGACCGCTACCCCAGATAACGCTTGACGATCTTCAGGGCTTTGCGGACTCACTAGCTGACCTCGCTCCGGCCTCTCAGAAGCGCACCCTCGCCGCTGCGAAGAGCCTCATTACTTTCTCTTTCAAGATTGGCTACAGCACCTTCAATGTCGGGGCTGCGCTTACTGTCCGGAAGCCGAAGAACACCCTCGCAGAACGCATCTTGTCGCACGAAGACATCACTCGGATCATCGAACGCGAAGACAACCCACGAAATCACGCGATCCTCCGCGCTTTGTATGAGACCGGTTGCCGCGTGTCGGAACTGTGCGGGCTGAAGTGGCGGGATGTTCAACCGCGCGACGGCGGACTTGCACAGGTAACGATCTTTGGCAAGGGCGGCAAGACGCGCCATGTGCTGGTCTCGCAACGTCTTCATGAAGAGTTGTGCCGGTTGCGCGGCAGTTCTGGTACTGACGCGCCCGTGTTCCCGAGCAAGAGCGGGCGGGCACTGGACCAGCCTGCCGTGTTCCGCGTGATTCAGGGAGCGGCAAAAGGAGCGGGAATCGAGCAACGGGTATCGCCGCACTGGTTCAGGCATGCCGCCGCATCACACGCGCTGGACAACGGCGCACCAATCTCGCTCGTGAAGGAGCAACTCGGGCACTCTAGCCTGGAAGTGACAAGTGTTTACGTCCACGCACGCCCGACAGATGGTCTCTTCAAATTCCTGAATCGCTGA
- a CDS encoding Rne/Rng family ribonuclease has translation MSSKELVISQNRHESKVAILEDGQLVEVFFQRANEYSLAGSIHKGRVTRVLPGMQSAFVDLGLDRDCFLYVSDFFEENADEIDRVGDERRGGRDREREGGRDRDRDRDRGGRGRDRDRDRNREPHAAAPVEAAPVVEELEAAEPVEASAEPIAAANGPAAEGETADGKSQDRRGRRSRRRRRGGRGFPDSKYATAGEPGNEPVDEVEAEVPEPIAEEVEVAAEPEAPAMDEVILLPGESLAKYRRAPKPAPQSTEVQAESEPEPEPEPQIEPDVIDDIQAAAEAAADEAAEEILDRVEEIESHIDEEEDEPEICEPELSDDDDESDDTPVVSDVETEAADSAAETSDEESEVAEEAAAPVEAEGAETVEGETVEAPQGEAVAGEPETQSATVREPGSRSPHRISRRMRRRGRGGRGQEAPAEAPVEAVPEAPVERPVEQRPVERFEARQQAPERRDRERPVLPSISDLLREGQEIIVQIAKEPLGQKGARITSHIAMPGRYVVYMPTVEHLGVSRKISTDEERQRLKRILQKHREGVAGGYIMRTAGEGRTEDEIAADMQFLAALWLDIKQKAEKRRAPALLHHDVEVVQRLIRDQLTDGFKAIWVDNEDLYEQVLHSVERLAPSLLSRVKMYTRPEPIFDAFGITQELEKALRPKVWLKSGGYIVINQTEALVAIDVNTGKYVGKSNRLEDTIVKTNLEAVKEIVRQMRLRDLGGIIVVDFIDMDERKNRAKVMQALEEVMRMDKAPYKILQFNDFGLVAITRKRVKQSLERALCSACPTCEGAGYVKSVDTVISEILTQAQKYAKVVDTKDVVLRVNPEVAKEMKSVSNQYLEELEEVLGRPVLVTADPLLHQEKFDLA, from the coding sequence ATGTCATCTAAAGAGCTGGTGATCAGCCAGAACCGTCACGAAAGCAAAGTGGCGATTCTCGAAGACGGCCAGTTGGTGGAAGTATTCTTCCAACGCGCCAACGAATATTCCCTGGCCGGCAGCATCCACAAAGGCAGGGTCACTCGCGTTCTCCCCGGCATGCAATCGGCTTTTGTCGATCTGGGATTGGACCGCGACTGTTTCCTGTACGTTTCCGACTTCTTTGAAGAGAATGCTGACGAGATCGACCGAGTCGGTGACGAACGCCGAGGCGGACGGGACCGCGAGAGAGAAGGCGGTCGCGACCGCGACCGGGATCGCGATCGAGGCGGTAGAGGCCGTGATCGGGACCGGGACCGCAATCGGGAACCGCATGCCGCCGCCCCAGTAGAAGCCGCGCCCGTCGTCGAGGAACTCGAGGCGGCCGAACCTGTCGAAGCCAGTGCCGAACCAATAGCCGCGGCCAATGGACCCGCGGCCGAGGGCGAGACCGCGGACGGAAAGAGCCAGGACCGCCGGGGCCGCCGCTCACGCCGCCGCCGCAGAGGCGGCCGTGGATTCCCGGATTCGAAGTACGCCACCGCGGGCGAACCCGGGAACGAACCGGTGGACGAGGTTGAGGCCGAGGTGCCCGAGCCCATCGCCGAGGAAGTGGAGGTCGCGGCCGAACCCGAGGCGCCGGCCATGGACGAAGTCATTCTCCTGCCTGGTGAGTCTCTGGCCAAGTATCGCCGCGCCCCCAAGCCAGCACCCCAGTCCACCGAAGTCCAGGCCGAGAGCGAGCCGGAGCCCGAGCCGGAACCGCAGATCGAACCCGACGTCATCGACGACATCCAGGCGGCTGCCGAGGCAGCGGCCGACGAGGCCGCCGAAGAGATTCTCGACCGCGTGGAAGAGATTGAAAGCCACATCGACGAGGAAGAGGACGAACCCGAGATCTGTGAACCGGAGCTGTCGGACGACGACGACGAATCGGACGACACGCCGGTCGTTTCCGACGTAGAGACAGAAGCTGCGGACTCGGCCGCCGAGACCTCCGACGAAGAGTCGGAAGTAGCCGAGGAAGCCGCCGCCCCGGTCGAGGCCGAAGGCGCCGAAACCGTGGAAGGCGAGACAGTGGAAGCGCCGCAAGGCGAAGCCGTGGCTGGTGAGCCGGAAACCCAGAGCGCCACCGTGCGCGAGCCGGGCAGCCGTTCGCCGCACCGCATCTCCCGCCGTATGCGCCGCCGCGGCCGTGGCGGACGAGGCCAGGAAGCGCCGGCGGAAGCGCCCGTCGAAGCCGTGCCCGAAGCGCCGGTCGAGCGGCCGGTGGAACAACGGCCCGTGGAACGGTTTGAAGCGCGTCAACAGGCGCCAGAGCGGCGCGATCGCGAGCGGCCTGTTCTCCCGTCCATCTCGGACCTGCTCCGGGAAGGACAGGAAATCATCGTCCAGATTGCGAAGGAACCGCTGGGCCAGAAGGGCGCACGCATCACCTCGCATATCGCCATGCCGGGCCGCTATGTCGTCTATATGCCGACAGTGGAACACCTTGGCGTCTCCCGCAAGATTTCGACCGACGAAGAACGGCAACGCCTGAAGCGCATCCTGCAAAAGCATCGCGAAGGCGTGGCCGGCGGCTACATCATGCGTACGGCCGGCGAAGGCCGGACCGAAGATGAGATCGCGGCCGACATGCAGTTCCTGGCCGCCCTGTGGCTCGACATCAAGCAGAAGGCTGAAAAGCGGCGTGCGCCTGCCCTGCTCCACCATGACGTGGAAGTGGTGCAGCGGCTCATCCGCGACCAGCTCACCGACGGCTTCAAGGCCATCTGGGTCGACAACGAGGACCTGTACGAGCAGGTCCTGCATTCAGTGGAGCGCCTGGCGCCTTCCCTGCTCTCCCGCGTGAAGATGTACACCCGGCCGGAGCCGATCTTCGACGCCTTCGGCATCACGCAGGAGCTGGAGAAGGCCCTGCGGCCCAAGGTCTGGCTGAAGTCGGGCGGCTACATCGTCATCAACCAAACCGAGGCGCTGGTCGCCATCGACGTCAACACCGGCAAGTATGTCGGCAAGTCGAACCGGCTGGAAGACACCATCGTCAAGACGAACCTCGAGGCGGTGAAGGAGATCGTCCGCCAGATGCGGCTCCGCGATCTGGGCGGCATCATCGTGGTCGACTTCATCGACATGGACGAGCGCAAGAACCGCGCGAAGGTCATGCAGGCGCTGGAAGAGGTCATGCGGATGGACAAGGCTCCTTACAAGATCCTTCAGTTCAACGACTTCGGCTTGGTCGCCATCACCCGCAAGCGCGTCAAGCAGTCGCTGGAACGGGCGCTCTGCTCGGCCTGCCCCACCTGCGAAGGCGCGGGCTATGTGAAGAGCGTCGACACGGTCATCAGCGAGATCCTCACCCAGGCGCAGAAGTACGCCAAGGTAGTGGATACGAAGGATGTCGTCCTGCGGGTAAACCCCGAAGTGGCGAAAGAGATGAAGTCCGTTTCGAACCAGTATCTGGAAGAACTGGAAGAGGTTCTGGGCCGTCCTGTGCTAGTGACCGCCGATCCGCTGCTGCACCAGGAGAAGTTCGACCTGGCGTAA
- a CDS encoding tyrosine-type recombinase/integrase has product MSLHLYRRHRLECEAKRPEESRNGEFEERTKGWKRCSCMIFASGSLGGKFRRKQTGRSAWDEAKAVATAWERSGAWDGHSLLPPVEPTRVSGDSAVSIEQATTAFLAEHQRNSSPNTVLKYTALVTQLQAYSTKLGYIMISQWTPLDVREFRASWGVGPQTSIKRLSTVKAFFEFCLTNEWVTRNVARLVKNPRGKAAGDRRGEQKLPFTDDELDKMFAACATYGSTSLRKWPKKRNGQVVHTDTRYKEYQRTWTGEDLADFISISVYTGLRILDVCTFHIDRLKPSGEVHIRTTKNGTHVYTWVPEWLQERIRERSRTVGPLIFGAHTTTDVNVITDVWRRKLKALWALCGEWKEPPTPHRFRHTFARVLLQRPGVSIRDVAELLGNTEQMVRKHYAAWMPESQERLTAVLREAFAEKPRPNNVVPLPKRD; this is encoded by the coding sequence ATGTCTCTCCACCTGTACCGCCGCCACCGCCTGGAATGCGAGGCCAAACGCCCCGAAGAATCTCGCAATGGGGAGTTCGAAGAGCGGACCAAAGGCTGGAAGCGCTGTTCGTGCATGATCTTTGCCTCGGGCAGTCTCGGAGGCAAGTTCAGGCGCAAACAAACCGGGCGATCTGCCTGGGACGAGGCTAAAGCCGTGGCCACCGCCTGGGAGAGATCCGGAGCCTGGGACGGGCACTCCTTACTACCCCCGGTTGAGCCGACGCGCGTCTCAGGCGATTCTGCAGTGTCCATAGAGCAGGCTACCACCGCCTTCCTGGCCGAACATCAGCGGAACTCCTCCCCGAACACCGTGCTGAAGTACACCGCCTTGGTCACTCAGCTTCAGGCTTACTCCACAAAACTGGGATACATCATGATCAGTCAATGGACCCCTTTGGACGTGCGGGAGTTCCGCGCCAGTTGGGGAGTCGGTCCACAGACCTCGATCAAGCGGTTGAGCACGGTGAAGGCCTTCTTTGAATTCTGCCTCACGAATGAGTGGGTCACTCGCAACGTGGCGCGATTGGTGAAGAATCCACGAGGGAAAGCTGCCGGTGACCGTCGCGGGGAACAGAAACTCCCCTTCACGGACGACGAACTGGATAAGATGTTCGCAGCCTGCGCCACATACGGCTCTACCTCCCTGCGAAAGTGGCCAAAGAAACGGAACGGCCAAGTTGTCCACACGGATACCCGGTACAAAGAGTACCAGCGCACTTGGACCGGCGAGGACCTCGCCGATTTCATATCGATCTCGGTTTATACAGGGCTGCGTATCCTGGACGTTTGTACCTTCCACATTGATCGGCTGAAGCCTTCGGGCGAAGTCCACATCAGAACAACGAAGAACGGCACGCACGTTTACACGTGGGTTCCTGAATGGCTTCAAGAAAGGATCCGAGAGCGCTCCAGAACCGTAGGGCCGCTCATCTTCGGGGCGCACACAACCACCGACGTAAACGTGATCACAGATGTATGGAGAAGAAAGCTCAAGGCACTTTGGGCACTGTGCGGAGAGTGGAAGGAACCACCTACCCCCCATCGTTTCAGGCACACATTCGCACGGGTATTATTACAGCGCCCTGGTGTCAGTATTAGAGACGTAGCCGAGTTGCTCGGTAATACAGAACAGATGGTAAGAAAGCACTACGCTGCATGGATGCCTGAAAGTCAGGAGCGGTTGACCGCCGTTCTCCGGGAAGCTTTCGCTGAAAAGCCTCGCCCGAATAATGTGGTACCGCTCCCCAAACGCGATTGA
- the rodA gene encoding rod shape-determining protein RodA, with product MANYRSLRDLDWPLLAVTLSICGLGILQIYSATLDTAWHSAWYKQVLWLVVGVFLMWMMTRIDYHTILGQVPLLYGLTLALLVITPLIGRLVGGSKRWIPVAFGFHIQPSEFAKLVIVLLVARYLTELKSDRLEVRDLLKLGGLVGLPLVLVAVEPDLGTSLTYVPILLIGLFLGGVRWQHAATVLALAAVLMPVGWFMLKDYQRARLETFIDPMKDPMGRGYQVIQSKVAVGHGGIWGWGVTHGSQTQLRFLPASHTDFLISAFAEEHGFVGILVVLGLYFLLLMQIVQNAQTAPDRAGMFICMGVCSLLLFHLLVNVGMAAGRMPVTGIPLPLMSYGGSSMMSVFMMLGLVNNVRLRRFVS from the coding sequence GTGGCAAACTACCGTTCGCTGCGCGATCTCGACTGGCCCCTGCTGGCCGTTACTCTCTCTATCTGCGGACTAGGGATACTCCAGATTTACAGTGCGACTCTGGACACGGCGTGGCACTCCGCCTGGTACAAGCAAGTGCTCTGGTTGGTCGTGGGCGTGTTTCTGATGTGGATGATGACGCGCATCGACTATCACACCATTCTCGGTCAGGTTCCACTGCTTTATGGCCTCACGCTGGCGTTGTTAGTGATTACTCCGTTGATTGGACGGCTCGTAGGCGGTTCGAAACGTTGGATCCCGGTGGCCTTCGGGTTTCATATTCAACCTTCGGAGTTTGCCAAACTAGTGATAGTATTACTGGTAGCCCGGTATCTGACCGAACTGAAGAGTGACCGGTTGGAGGTTCGGGACCTGCTGAAGCTAGGGGGTTTGGTAGGACTTCCACTCGTCCTGGTAGCAGTAGAGCCGGATCTTGGCACGTCTCTGACGTACGTGCCGATTCTGTTGATTGGGTTGTTTTTGGGTGGCGTCCGCTGGCAGCATGCAGCGACTGTACTCGCTCTTGCGGCTGTGCTGATGCCGGTTGGCTGGTTCATGCTGAAGGATTATCAGCGAGCCCGCCTGGAGACTTTCATCGACCCGATGAAGGATCCGATGGGCCGGGGATATCAGGTGATCCAGTCGAAGGTGGCCGTAGGTCATGGAGGGATATGGGGTTGGGGCGTCACTCATGGCTCCCAGACCCAGCTTCGGTTCCTACCTGCGTCGCATACTGACTTTTTGATCTCGGCGTTTGCCGAGGAGCATGGGTTTGTCGGCATCCTGGTCGTTTTGGGGCTGTACTTCCTGCTACTGATGCAGATTGTGCAAAATGCACAAACCGCGCCGGACCGGGCCGGGATGTTTATTTGTATGGGTGTTTGCTCGCTGTTGCTGTTCCACCTTCTGGTGAACGTGGGCATGGCAGCGGGGCGGATGCCGGTTACCGGGATTCCGCTGCCCCTGATGAGTTATGGGGGATCGAGCATGATGTCGGTGTTTATGATGCTGGGCCTCGTTAACAACGTACGGCTACGGCGATTTGTTTCGTGA
- the mreC gene encoding rod shape-determining protein MreC, with the protein METFLSRYRNLSVLLALVVGQLLLLAYQVKAREDVRLIRLWAVTAVTPLARGIEWVRGGTGGLFSGYIFLRDVQSENKRLREEVGQIKLRNQFLTAELSTADRAKALLEFRSRIPSKTLPARVIGTGTGANSRVVFVDRGSNDGVKRGMAAITPEGIVGKVVAAYPMASLVQLITEQGSVAGVISQKNHVRGTLKGQGTNNCIVDYVQNEDKLEPGEWFYTSGADRIFPRGLPVGQVKMVREGRGGKEVVVAPSAVTGSVEEMLIVIDGVQGLIPEPETPPSPDISILPPPPPLEGEEQRVAPSVAGEATGNTLTDADRLKERYRRIGESQGSQIGSPGPLTDFNRNPPPPSAAPAPSAAKPAAPQTPPAPKPQEFPRR; encoded by the coding sequence ATGGAAACTTTCCTCAGCCGCTACCGCAACCTGAGCGTCCTGCTGGCGCTCGTCGTGGGGCAGTTGTTGTTGCTCGCCTATCAGGTGAAAGCCCGCGAAGACGTGCGGCTGATCCGCCTTTGGGCGGTCACGGCCGTGACACCTCTGGCCCGTGGCATCGAGTGGGTGCGCGGCGGCACCGGCGGCCTCTTCTCCGGCTACATCTTCCTGCGCGACGTCCAGTCGGAGAACAAACGGCTGCGGGAAGAGGTGGGGCAGATCAAGCTCCGCAATCAGTTCCTGACCGCCGAACTCTCCACGGCCGACCGCGCCAAGGCTCTGCTCGAGTTCCGCAGCCGCATCCCGTCGAAGACTTTGCCCGCGCGCGTCATCGGCACCGGCACCGGCGCCAACTCACGAGTCGTCTTCGTCGATCGCGGTTCCAACGACGGCGTGAAGCGCGGCATGGCGGCCATCACCCCGGAAGGCATCGTCGGTAAGGTGGTGGCAGCTTACCCCATGGCTTCGCTGGTGCAGTTGATCACGGAACAAGGCTCGGTCGCCGGCGTCATTTCGCAGAAGAACCACGTGCGCGGCACCCTCAAGGGGCAAGGCACGAACAACTGCATTGTCGACTATGTCCAGAATGAGGACAAACTGGAGCCGGGTGAGTGGTTCTACACCTCCGGAGCGGACCGCATCTTCCCGCGCGGCCTGCCCGTCGGCCAGGTGAAGATGGTACGCGAGGGCCGCGGCGGCAAGGAAGTGGTGGTCGCCCCCAGTGCGGTCACCGGATCGGTGGAGGAGATGCTCATCGTTATTGATGGCGTGCAGGGCCTGATTCCCGAGCCCGAGACGCCGCCCTCCCCGGATATCAGCATTCTTCCGCCACCGCCGCCGCTGGAGGGAGAGGAACAGCGCGTCGCGCCCAGCGTCGCCGGCGAAGCCACGGGCAACACGTTGACCGACGCCGACCGGTTGAAGGAACGCTACCGCCGCATCGGCGAAAGCCAGGGTTCACAGATCGGATCTCCGGGCCCGTTGACCGATTTCAACCGCAATCCTCCGCCGCCCTCAGCCGCTCCGGCCCCCTCCGCCGCCAAACCGGCGGCCCCGCAGACACCTCCGGCCCCCAAGCCCCAGGAGTTCCCGCGCCGATGA
- the mreD gene encoding rod shape-determining protein MreD translates to MTEYDDRILQAGPRKAKISHFRPAAYILIPLIAILFQVYVPRFVDFLSYLELPLLVTVYFSLMRRQPVAGAVIGTVIGLVQDSLSQHPLGMFGIAKTLVGYFSASISMRFDVENNALRFILSFFFFLFHQVAFWVFARGLLGQNLELQIPQSIIFAFLNAVVAVPLFLIMDKLRVEEQ, encoded by the coding sequence ATGACCGAGTATGATGACCGGATCCTCCAGGCCGGTCCGCGTAAAGCCAAGATCTCCCACTTCCGGCCGGCGGCCTACATCCTCATTCCACTCATCGCGATCCTGTTTCAGGTCTACGTCCCGCGTTTCGTGGACTTCCTGTCCTATCTCGAACTGCCGCTGCTGGTGACTGTCTACTTCTCCCTGATGCGCCGTCAGCCCGTCGCCGGGGCTGTCATCGGCACGGTCATCGGGCTGGTCCAGGATTCACTTTCGCAGCACCCGCTGGGGATGTTCGGTATCGCCAAGACGTTGGTGGGCTACTTCTCGGCCTCCATCAGCATGCGCTTCGACGTCGAGAACAACGCGTTGCGCTTCATCCTCAGTTTCTTCTTCTTCCTCTTCCACCAGGTCGCCTTCTGGGTGTTCGCGCGTGGTCTGCTGGGCCAGAATCTCGAGCTGCAGATCCCCCAGAGCATCATCTTTGCGTTCCTCAATGCCGTAGTAGCCGTTCCCTTGTTCCTGATAATGGATAAACTGAGAGTTGAGGAACAGTAA
- a CDS encoding rod shape-determining protein, whose amino-acid sequence MNIRSLFSLFSSDLAIDLGTANTLVFARGKGIVVNEPSIVAINKTNGEVEAVGKEAKDMLGRTPGNIVAIRPMKDGVIADFKVTERMLNYFIQKAHGRKMLVHPRIVIGVPSEITQVEKRAVIDSAYRAKASEVHLVEQAMVAAIGAGLPITEPSGNMVVDIGGGTTDVAVISLSGIVYARSVRVAGNEMDDAIMQYLKKKYNLLVGERTAESVKVQVGSAFPLDKPLTMEIKGRNLIEGVPRTILINDEEIREALGECVATIMNAIRVALERTPPELSADISDRGIVLTGGGAMLKNLDRRIREETGLPVSIAEDPLASVVLGTGRMLTDFKLLRRIAIE is encoded by the coding sequence ATGAACATCCGCTCGCTTTTCAGCCTTTTCTCATCGGACCTTGCTATTGACCTGGGGACCGCCAACACTCTGGTTTTTGCCCGGGGCAAGGGGATTGTCGTCAACGAACCATCCATCGTCGCCATCAACAAAACCAACGGGGAAGTTGAGGCGGTCGGTAAGGAAGCCAAGGACATGCTGGGCCGCACGCCCGGCAACATCGTAGCCATCCGCCCCATGAAGGACGGCGTCATCGCCGACTTCAAGGTGACCGAGCGGATGCTGAACTATTTCATCCAGAAAGCCCACGGGCGGAAGATGCTCGTCCATCCGCGCATCGTCATCGGCGTCCCCAGTGAAATCACGCAGGTGGAAAAGCGCGCGGTCATCGACTCTGCCTACAGGGCCAAAGCCAGTGAAGTCCATCTGGTGGAACAGGCAATGGTCGCCGCCATCGGCGCCGGACTGCCCATCACGGAACCGTCGGGCAACATGGTGGTCGATATCGGCGGCGGCACAACGGACGTGGCGGTCATCTCCCTCTCCGGCATCGTCTATGCGCGCTCAGTGCGCGTGGCGGGCAACGAGATGGACGACGCCATCATGCAGTACTTGAAGAAGAAGTACAACTTGCTGGTCGGCGAACGAACGGCGGAATCGGTCAAGGTTCAGGTAGGCAGCGCCTTCCCCCTCGACAAGCCGCTCACCATGGAGATCAAGGGCCGCAACCTGATCGAAGGCGTTCCGCGCACCATCCTTATCAATGATGAGGAGATCCGCGAGGCCCTGGGTGAGTGCGTGGCCACCATCATGAACGCCATCCGCGTTGCCCTGGAACGTACGCCCCCGGAACTCAGCGCCGACATCAGCGACCGCGGCATTGTGCTGACGGGCGGCGGCGCCATGCTCAAGAATCTTGACCGCCGAATCCGCGAAGAGACGGGACTGCCTGTCTCCATCGCGGAAGATCCGCTGGCCAGCGTCGTGCTAGGCACAGGACGCATGCTGACCGATTTCAAACTCCTGCGCCGGATCGCGATCGAGTAG